One Methanococcus voltae genomic region harbors:
- a CDS encoding DUF366 family protein: MQLNNNSKKLDFNSICGIKVNTNLDYTGEEIEPLWAFKSFDVQKDSIVGFIGAMQVKIANMKDLKDVKEEAEYEIPISSKRAINFIVEHFDNCDLKTTYLRQRMLVNIVKDVIETKANIKILKTGDDLYYDNKKISVCIACKGVTSGKIHLGLNITSEGTPEHVSAIGLLEMGLNESDLGEILENILLEYCKETDKIERDIRKTLPLF, encoded by the coding sequence ATGCAATTAAACAATAATTCTAAAAAATTAGATTTTAACAGTATTTGTGGTATAAAAGTAAACACTAATTTGGACTACACCGGGGAAGAAATAGAACCTTTATGGGCTTTTAAATCATTCGATGTTCAAAAGGATAGTATCGTAGGTTTCATAGGGGCCATGCAAGTAAAAATAGCAAATATGAAGGATTTAAAAGATGTAAAAGAAGAGGCAGAATATGAAATTCCGATTTCTTCAAAGCGCGCAATAAACTTTATAGTGGAGCATTTCGATAATTGTGACTTAAAAACTACTTATTTAAGACAAAGAATGCTCGTAAATATTGTAAAAGATGTAATCGAAACAAAAGCAAATATTAAGATATTAAAAACAGGCGATGACTTGTACTATGATAATAAAAAAATATCGGTATGTATTGCTTGTAAGGGTGTTACTTCAGGTAAAATCCATCTAGGTTTAAACATAACTTCCGAAGGCACGCCAGAGCACGTTTCAGCAATCGGTCTATTGGAAATGGGATTGAATGAAAGCGACTTAGGCGAAATTTTAGAAAACATACTTTTAGAATATTGTAAAGAAACTGATAAAATAGAAAGAGACATTAGAAAAACATTACCTTTATTCTAA
- a CDS encoding FeGP cofactor biosynthesis guanylyltransferase HcgB family protein, which produces MEKINKIVKNSYVQSLENCRNGDQIDEIEAIQNIIKNSKKIVVATSNGKKFKVVKNIILKVLDTHTNHNTINNCKNNQNNIIIEMLDICTNSADLTRMPALTKGMIAVDTTNADLIIARGRLGVAGSGSLLLVMDDKGRILTGAMSPSSIIHNESIERKIEFELLKALEKIGIMVEL; this is translated from the coding sequence GTGGAAAAAATTAACAAGATAGTTAAAAATTCATATGTTCAATCATTGGAAAATTGCAGAAATGGGGATCAAATTGACGAAATTGAGGCTATTCAAAATATCATCAAAAATTCTAAAAAAATTGTAGTTGCAACTTCCAATGGAAAGAAATTTAAAGTAGTAAAAAATATTATTTTGAAAGTTTTAGATACTCATACTAATCATAATACAATTAACAATTGTAAAAATAATCAAAATAATATTATCATTGAAATGTTAGATATTTGTACAAATTCGGCAGATTTAACAAGAATGCCTGCATTAACTAAAGGAATGATTGCAGTTGATACTACAAATGCAGATTTAATCATAGCTCGTGGTAGATTAGGCGTTGCAGGCTCTGGCTCATTACTATTGGTAATGGATGATAAAGGGCGAATTTTAACCGGTGCAATGTCTCCTTCTTCAATAATCCATAATGAAAGCATAGAACGCAAAATAGAGTTCGAACTTTTAAAAGCACTTGAAAAAATAGGGATAATGGTGGAACTATGA
- the ftsZ gene encoding cell division protein FtsZ: MRLVKDALSKNNEELYQAQMAKDDFGNAKIIVVGCGGAGNNTISRLTEIGIEGAETIAINTDKQHLEHIKADKTILIGSTLTRGLGAGGYPEIGRKSAELAKNVLEDVLKNADLVFVSAGMGGGTGTGSAPIVAEVAKESGAVVIGVVTYPFKIERARLKKADEGLKRLTECCDTVIVIDNNRLVDFVPNLPMNEAFRVADEIIAQSVKGITETISTKSMINIDYADVKAVMTNGGVAMIGVGEVDSDSKGDRVEKVVKDALQCPLLDIDYKGATGAIIHITGGPDLTLGEANRIGEGITNSMDAEANVIWGARLDSTMDGAIRVMAIITGVKSPNILGGGKAPQRILPKKQQQSKSSLGIDYIV, from the coding sequence GAATTATACCAAGCTCAAATGGCTAAAGATGATTTTGGAAACGCTAAAATCATCGTAGTAGGATGTGGTGGTGCAGGTAACAACACAATTTCAAGACTTACAGAGATAGGAATTGAAGGTGCTGAAACTATTGCAATAAATACCGATAAACAGCATTTAGAACATATTAAAGCAGATAAAACCATATTAATTGGTTCTACATTAACAAGAGGTTTAGGTGCTGGAGGATACCCAGAAATTGGTAGAAAATCCGCAGAATTAGCTAAAAACGTTCTTGAAGATGTTTTGAAAAATGCAGACTTAGTATTTGTTTCCGCAGGTATGGGTGGTGGTACAGGTACAGGTTCAGCTCCAATCGTTGCAGAAGTAGCAAAAGAAAGCGGTGCTGTTGTAATCGGTGTTGTTACATACCCATTCAAAATTGAAAGAGCCAGACTTAAAAAGGCAGATGAAGGTCTTAAAAGATTAACGGAATGTTGTGATACTGTTATTGTAATTGACAATAATAGATTAGTCGATTTTGTTCCTAACTTACCTATGAACGAAGCTTTCAGAGTAGCAGACGAAATCATTGCTCAATCAGTTAAAGGTATTACAGAAACCATATCAACGAAGAGTATGATAAACATCGATTATGCGGATGTAAAAGCTGTTATGACTAACGGTGGTGTCGCTATGATTGGTGTAGGTGAAGTAGACAGCGATTCCAAAGGCGATAGAGTAGAAAAAGTAGTTAAAGATGCTTTACAATGTCCTTTATTAGACATTGACTACAAAGGAGCTACAGGTGCTATTATACACATTACTGGAGGCCCTGATTTAACATTAGGTGAAGCTAACAGAATTGGAGAAGGTATAACAAATAGTATGGACGCAGAAGCTAACGTTATATGGGGCGCAAGGTTAGATAGCACCATGGACGGAGCAATTAGGGTTATGGCAATTATCACCGGTGTTAAATCACCTAATATATTAGGCGGTGGAAAAGCACCTCAAAGAATATTACCTAAAAAACAGCAACAATCTAAAAGTTCACTAGGAATTGACTACATCGTATAA
- a CDS encoding preprotein translocase subunit SecD: MKLLKDKKVLFLLVCVVASILTIVFNGISFGVDLSGGSTIVLQTEKPVTEQEMGVITEILTSRLNTNGLSDVNVYSRGSEEIAIEIPESADLERIKKVIAQQGVFYATIDNVTAYTGKDVEYVEEPALTAAGYGVSFKLSSEGADNFANVSYGKGGYKVLLYLDEILISDPVLSPDLADGKPHPSQVITVAGSNPTKADEDQAWAIYTALKSGSLPVKVNIAYINSISPTLGEEFIKSSIIAGIIAFLAVATVIGIRYKTPKIVLPILITGASEVLLILGFASIIGWKLDLAAIAGIIATLGTSVDHQIVITDETLAGESKKVKRSIQRAFFIIFGAAATTIAAMSPLFLMSIGMLKGFAITTIAGVLFGVFISRPAFARIIRELLRKY, encoded by the coding sequence ATGAAATTACTAAAAGATAAAAAGGTTTTATTCCTATTGGTGTGTGTTGTAGCTTCTATATTAACAATAGTATTCAATGGAATATCTTTTGGTGTAGATTTAAGTGGTGGGTCTACAATAGTACTACAAACGGAAAAACCAGTTACGGAACAGGAAATGGGCGTCATTACCGAAATTTTAACAAGTAGGTTAAATACAAATGGTTTAAGTGACGTGAATGTTTATTCGAGGGGTAGTGAAGAGATAGCGATCGAAATACCCGAAAGTGCTGACCTAGAGCGTATTAAAAAAGTTATAGCTCAACAAGGGGTATTTTACGCTACTATAGATAATGTAACCGCTTACACTGGTAAAGATGTTGAATATGTTGAAGAACCGGCTTTAACTGCAGCAGGTTACGGTGTAAGTTTTAAATTATCTTCAGAGGGTGCAGATAATTTTGCAAACGTTTCCTATGGAAAAGGTGGTTACAAAGTACTCCTTTACCTCGATGAAATTTTAATAAGTGACCCTGTACTTTCACCCGATTTGGCAGACGGAAAACCACACCCTAGCCAGGTAATAACTGTAGCAGGTAGTAATCCTACAAAAGCTGACGAAGACCAAGCTTGGGCAATTTACACTGCTTTAAAATCTGGTTCATTACCTGTAAAAGTTAATATTGCATACATTAATTCAATTTCCCCTACATTGGGTGAAGAATTCATAAAAAGTTCAATAATTGCAGGTATCATTGCTTTCTTAGCCGTGGCAACTGTAATTGGTATCAGATATAAAACTCCTAAGATAGTTCTTCCTATATTGATAACAGGAGCTTCCGAAGTACTCCTTATTTTAGGTTTCGCTTCGATAATCGGTTGGAAATTGGATTTAGCAGCTATTGCAGGTATAATTGCGACTTTGGGTACAAGTGTTGACCACCAAATCGTGATAACAGATGAAACCTTAGCGGGTGAATCTAAAAAAGTTAAAAGAAGCATTCAAAGAGCATTCTTTATTATATTTGGTGCAGCAGCAACCACAATTGCGGCAATGTCTCCATTATTCTTAATGAGTATTGGTATGTTAAAAGGATTTGCAATAACTACAATAGCAGGTGTTTTATTCGGGGTATTCATCTCAAGACCTGCATTTGCAAGAATAATAAGAGAATTATTGAGAAAATATTAA
- a CDS encoding phenylalanine--tRNA ligase subunit alpha has translation MIIDVELHNDEKRILQIFQKFGKNTLDFEEISQEIEKEKIMRAGLWLTGHKLAEVLEESKKLIKLSKEGIEAKEKQLPERRLSKYILDNKFESIAIKDLSKVETLEKGEINPLLGNLKKKNLVAIDKGNIVFKNLDYEDEEEILISKIANLEDGIEISKLSKEDKKTVDSLKKRGLIEVKEIKNRELKLTPEGIEYIKNPIEIKEEITQLTKDDILSGKWKECDIRAYDATIPTEKVYPAKPHPMAKIIDDVKDILVSIGFKEVKTSAVQTELWNFDSLFEPQDHPARDMQDTFFLKYPNIGLVDEELLQKLKLIHEKGIVGDEQISKGWGYIFSEEVSKKVVLRTHTTVSSIKYLASLSEEEKEKAQKVFCIDRVFRNEAIDYKHLPEFYQCEGIVMDDNVNFDNLVGLLSEFLNKLGFEKVRIRPAYFPFTEPSLEAEVYVEGKGWMELLGAGIFRPEVLEPFGIKKPVLAWGIGLSRLIMMILELQDIRELHKNDLDWIRNSRVKTVK, from the coding sequence ATGATTATTGATGTAGAACTTCACAATGACGAGAAAAGAATATTACAGATATTTCAAAAATTTGGAAAAAATACCCTTGACTTTGAAGAAATTTCACAAGAAATTGAGAAAGAAAAAATTATGAGGGCAGGATTATGGCTTACCGGTCACAAACTTGCTGAAGTACTCGAAGAAAGTAAAAAACTTATAAAACTTAGCAAAGAAGGTATTGAAGCTAAAGAAAAGCAATTACCCGAAAGAAGACTTTCAAAATATATATTGGATAATAAATTTGAAAGTATTGCGATAAAAGACCTTTCAAAAGTTGAAACTCTTGAAAAAGGAGAAATAAACCCTTTATTAGGTAATTTAAAAAAGAAAAACCTTGTAGCAATCGATAAAGGGAATATTGTTTTCAAAAATTTAGATTATGAAGATGAAGAGGAAATTTTAATTTCAAAAATTGCAAATTTGGAAGATGGAATTGAAATATCTAAATTAAGTAAAGAAGACAAAAAAACAGTTGATTCTTTGAAAAAAAGAGGATTAATTGAAGTAAAAGAGATTAAAAATAGGGAATTAAAATTAACCCCTGAAGGTATTGAGTACATCAAAAATCCTATTGAAATTAAAGAAGAAATCACACAATTGACCAAAGACGATATATTAAGCGGAAAATGGAAAGAATGCGATATAAGAGCTTATGATGCTACAATACCTACGGAAAAGGTTTATCCTGCTAAACCTCACCCAATGGCTAAAATCATTGACGATGTTAAGGATATTCTCGTATCAATTGGATTCAAAGAAGTTAAAACATCTGCAGTACAGACTGAACTTTGGAACTTTGACTCATTATTCGAACCACAGGACCACCCTGCAAGAGATATGCAAGATACGTTCTTTTTAAAATATCCGAACATAGGCCTTGTAGATGAGGAATTACTTCAAAAACTTAAATTAATACATGAAAAAGGTATTGTTGGAGATGAACAAATCTCTAAAGGCTGGGGATACATATTCAGTGAAGAAGTATCTAAAAAAGTAGTATTAAGGACACATACTACCGTTTCTTCAATTAAATACTTAGCATCATTGAGTGAAGAAGAAAAAGAAAAAGCTCAAAAAGTATTTTGTATAGATAGAGTATTTAGAAATGAAGCAATCGATTATAAGCACTTACCGGAATTTTATCAATGTGAAGGCATTGTAATGGATGACAATGTAAATTTCGATAACTTAGTCGGATTATTATCCGAATTCTTAAACAAATTAGGGTTTGAAAAAGTAAGAATAAGACCCGCATATTTCCCATTTACAGAACCTTCACTTGAAGCGGAAGTTTACGTTGAAGGTAAAGGTTGGATGGAATTACTTGGTGCAGGTATATTCAGACCAGAAGTTTTAGAGCCTTTTGGAATCAAAAAACCGGTTTTAGCTTGGGGAATTGGGTTAAGTAGACTTATAATGATGATATTGGAGTTACAAGATATTAGAGAACTTCATAAAAATGATTTAGATTGGATAAGAAATAGCAGAGTTAAAACAGTTAAATAA
- a CDS encoding DUF2120 family protein: MMLNVKIGKVVRSLDAFKGSKPVVNKEEMIAVRSICRDIEFNDYKSIKEYLEAKIKQNGYELMNEEDKLGMVNRINEIMGEEGVFPDEMGFDALKASFENIGCKCDYALGIKDNLMLGISMWYNEEDEQHKFVEVMVLY; the protein is encoded by the coding sequence ATGATGTTAAATGTTAAAATTGGAAAAGTAGTAAGGTCATTAGACGCATTCAAAGGTTCAAAACCTGTTGTAAATAAAGAAGAAATGATAGCTGTTAGGAGTATCTGCCGAGATATAGAGTTTAATGATTACAAAAGCATTAAAGAGTATTTGGAAGCTAAAATAAAACAGAATGGATACGAATTAATGAATGAAGAAGATAAACTCGGTATGGTAAACAGAATAAATGAAATAATGGGTGAAGAAGGCGTATTCCCTGACGAAATGGGTTTTGACGCTTTAAAAGCTTCTTTTGAAAACATAGGTTGTAAATGTGATTATGCACTTGGTATAAAAGACAATTTAATGTTAGGTATAAGCATGTGGTACAACGAAGAAGACGAACAACATAAATTTGTAGAAGTTATGGTATTATACTAA
- a CDS encoding helix-turn-helix domain-containing protein, with product MKAYERLLLSLGSEKFTDEFRKILLELNISLKEFSDHSQIPYSTLYKVMNNKDFRVSTLQKIVKVIKEFEKDDELDDKIAIIAARSSLNKLTQKTIDFNGKTYAIKEYPSNTLEECLISAVSAERDGVKAIVCAPIVSACVEKLVRIPVAVVITESSDYLKAVKIAASKI from the coding sequence ATGAAAGCGTATGAAAGGCTTTTATTAAGCTTAGGTTCTGAAAAGTTTACCGATGAGTTCAGAAAAATATTATTGGAATTAAATATTTCATTAAAGGAATTTTCAGACCATTCTCAAATACCTTATAGTACATTATACAAAGTTATGAATAATAAAGATTTTAGAGTATCCACACTTCAAAAAATCGTAAAAGTAATTAAAGAATTTGAAAAAGATGATGAATTAGATGATAAAATAGCAATTATTGCTGCAAGATCATCACTTAATAAACTTACTCAAAAAACTATTGATTTTAATGGTAAAACATACGCCATTAAAGAATATCCTTCAAATACACTTGAAGAGTGTCTTATATCGGCAGTTAGTGCAGAGCGAGACGGGGTAAAAGCTATTGTATGCGCCCCAATAGTTAGTGCATGCGTTGAGAAACTTGTTAGAATACCTGTGGCTGTTGTGATTACCGAGTCCTCAGACTATCTAAAAGCAGTAAAAATCGCTGCATCAAAAATATAA
- a CDS encoding S-layer protein, with translation MNLPKYMAVLVLTIMVMAPISMGYSLNSPLIVVNKDKVDADYANMLLDSYYSKRELSVTDDKKLKVLETLIYFVPAIDEFELTDNTEVLEVSFKREGSNVIYKDVEYKETLESDDVGDEVSFMGSSYTVLESDSDKIVLGNLINDTSCSDSFTVDDITVKLLAFSKGELMVDVLRNGKRVDNFKLFQDDVRKVKGEDIALKYDDILEADDKKVFFFNVYRSYEFVKGDDLEGYSDIRVDIDGKTIELEHRNADELPKNFKFLNYNIELADVGSNTSETFFKIIKNADYTIDLEEGSKSFGNNVFAVKIENDKEDDWDDQIFLYKNNKLMEKVVDFQGSVNIIDQDELLMSSADLILVGGPVANQATAKIENGLIFKVSNENPGENKGIIQKVTNPFNKNSEILVLAGSDKLGTKACVLAMKKGLYNGESTMTVEYVNDDTVKVLN, from the coding sequence ATGAATTTACCAAAATATATGGCAGTTTTAGTATTGACCATAATGGTAATGGCTCCAATATCAATGGGTTATTCACTAAATAGCCCTTTAATTGTGGTTAACAAGGATAAGGTAGATGCAGATTATGCAAATATGCTTTTAGACAGTTACTATTCAAAGAGAGAACTTTCAGTTACTGACGATAAAAAGTTAAAAGTTTTAGAAACTTTAATTTATTTCGTACCTGCTATTGACGAATTTGAATTAACAGATAATACTGAAGTATTAGAGGTTTCATTCAAGAGAGAAGGTTCAAATGTAATATATAAAGATGTAGAATATAAAGAAACCCTTGAATCAGATGATGTAGGGGACGAAGTTTCATTCATGGGTAGTAGCTATACAGTTTTAGAATCTGATAGCGATAAAATCGTTTTAGGTAATTTAATAAACGATACATCATGTTCAGATTCATTTACCGTAGATGATATTACCGTTAAATTATTGGCATTCTCTAAAGGCGAACTAATGGTTGACGTTTTAAGAAATGGTAAAAGAGTTGATAACTTTAAATTATTCCAAGATGACGTTCGTAAAGTAAAAGGAGAAGATATCGCTTTGAAGTATGATGATATATTAGAAGCAGATGATAAGAAAGTATTCTTCTTTAACGTATACCGATCATATGAATTTGTAAAAGGGGATGATTTAGAAGGCTACTCTGATATAAGAGTTGATATCGATGGTAAAACTATCGAATTAGAACACAGAAACGCAGATGAATTACCTAAAAACTTCAAATTTTTAAATTACAATATCGAACTTGCAGACGTTGGTTCAAATACAAGTGAAACATTCTTTAAAATCATTAAGAATGCTGACTACACAATAGACCTTGAAGAAGGTTCAAAAAGCTTTGGTAACAACGTATTTGCCGTTAAAATTGAAAATGATAAGGAAGATGACTGGGATGACCAAATATTCCTCTACAAAAATAACAAATTAATGGAAAAAGTTGTAGACTTCCAAGGTTCAGTTAACATCATTGACCAAGATGAATTATTGATGTCAAGTGCTGATTTAATTCTCGTAGGCGGTCCTGTAGCTAACCAAGCAACAGCAAAAATAGAAAATGGATTGATTTTCAAAGTTTCAAATGAGAACCCTGGTGAAAATAAAGGTATCATTCAAAAAGTAACAAATCCATTCAATAAAAATAGTGAAATCTTAGTTCTTGCAGGTTCTGACAAATTAGGTACTAAAGCGTGCGTTCTTGCAATGAAAAAAGGATTATACAACGGTGAATCTACAATGACCGTTGAATATGTAAATGATGATACAGTAAAAGTTTTAAACTAA
- the pyrE gene encoding orotate phosphoribosyltransferase, giving the protein MNSNDLKANLINLLKEVNCVKFGDFTLASGKKSDYYVDIKKATTNPKVLKAVAKLTAKLCEEFKENGAYENLKVAGVELGSVSIATAVSLELEKDLLIVRKKAKSYGTKNKIEGELNPNDNVIVMEDVTTTGGSVLKAVEELKEANANVKAVFVIVDRLDGADKLMKENNVRFIPLVKVNELKG; this is encoded by the coding sequence ATGAATTCCAACGATTTAAAAGCAAATTTAATTAATTTACTTAAAGAAGTTAACTGCGTAAAATTTGGAGATTTTACATTGGCCTCAGGTAAAAAAAGCGACTACTATGTGGATATTAAAAAAGCTACCACTAATCCAAAAGTTTTAAAAGCTGTAGCAAAATTAACTGCTAAATTATGCGAAGAATTTAAAGAAAATGGAGCTTATGAAAATTTAAAAGTTGCAGGTGTTGAACTTGGCTCTGTATCAATAGCTACAGCTGTTTCTTTGGAACTTGAAAAAGATTTATTAATTGTTAGAAAAAAAGCTAAGAGTTATGGAACTAAAAATAAAATAGAAGGCGAACTAAACCCTAATGATAATGTAATTGTTATGGAAGATGTAACCACTACCGGTGGGAGTGTATTAAAAGCAGTTGAAGAACTTAAAGAGGCTAATGCTAACGTTAAAGCTGTTTTTGTAATTGTAGATAGATTAGATGGTGCAGATAAACTAATGAAAGAAAATAACGTTAGATTCATTCCTTTGGTAAAAGTTAATGAATTAAAAGGTTAA
- a CDS encoding UPF0104 family protein — translation MNSKGPESKSKSSNVRKWVKNIIFYGLGFAIMAYIFNWIGLEDIYQVLLKTNFQIFGLSIVVYALAILMLILRWQYLLKLKGYSAKYTDLLNLVLMGQFINNITPSMKGGGEPFRAYYLSKLGNIPYHISFSTVMIERLLDSVVFLTLSFIIILYFIVNGLSEQYTIMFIMAWIAVMTLTGAILYVAMHKQLAYKIVKFGAKIFRRFSKKRVSDSRLCEGVDEFQNTLLFFKTKKKGIAIATFYSFMWWSLDIFKIYIFFIAIGSVAPLFAVSSTYLVSLLVGIVPALPGGLGTSDTVMIAMYVFFKIAPSSAATITLLDRVVSYVLVSICGAISFQLIKTKSHKLKELRNEQNESDEELKN, via the coding sequence ATGAATTCAAAAGGTCCAGAATCCAAGTCTAAAAGCTCAAATGTCAGAAAATGGGTAAAAAATATTATATTTTACGGCTTAGGTTTCGCAATAATGGCATATATATTCAATTGGATAGGTCTTGAGGACATATATCAAGTTTTGTTAAAAACAAACTTCCAAATATTTGGGTTATCTATCGTAGTTTATGCTCTTGCAATCTTAATGTTAATTCTAAGGTGGCAATATTTACTAAAATTAAAGGGATATTCTGCAAAATACACGGATTTACTTAATTTGGTGTTAATGGGGCAGTTTATAAATAATATCACTCCTTCTATGAAAGGTGGTGGAGAACCTTTTAGGGCATATTATCTTTCGAAACTGGGTAATATACCATATCATATTTCATTTTCAACAGTTATGATTGAAAGATTATTGGATAGTGTAGTATTTTTGACCCTTTCCTTTATAATCATATTATATTTCATAGTAAATGGCTTATCCGAACAATACACGATAATGTTTATAATGGCTTGGATAGCGGTAATGACACTAACTGGTGCTATATTATATGTAGCCATGCACAAACAATTGGCTTACAAAATTGTAAAGTTTGGCGCAAAAATATTTAGGAGATTTTCCAAGAAAAGAGTATCTGATAGTAGATTATGCGAAGGCGTAGATGAATTCCAAAATACCTTACTTTTTTTTAAAACAAAAAAGAAAGGAATTGCAATTGCAACATTTTATTCATTTATGTGGTGGTCTCTAGATATTTTCAAGATATATATATTCTTTATAGCAATTGGCTCAGTAGCTCCGCTATTTGCAGTTTCTTCAACCTATTTAGTTTCATTACTGGTTGGTATAGTTCCAGCATTGCCGGGCGGTTTAGGTACTTCAGACACTGTAATGATAGCAATGTATGTATTCTTTAAAATAGCACCATCTAGTGCAGCAACAATAACATTATTAGATAGGGTAGTTTCTTACGTATTAGTATCCATATGTGGTGCCATATCATTCCAGTTGATTAAAACAAAGTCTCATAAATTAAAGGAATTAAGAAATGAGCAAAACGAAAGTGACGAAGAATTAAAAAATTAG
- a CDS encoding DUF1188 domain-containing protein, translating to MKYGITENVKTIESKVKVRDIIKRIAEKKANAIKYYLEGEEFKQAIIFGAYLSGNYIANMIKPDCEEVILIDSQPHLEDIVTGNGIKFMDLNTFMLKLRNNNSKEINPDLVIDVTGLGGLDPNILKDFDPKVLIIEDPKSSFDKELMEADNTHKRLCVGQRKGSLKTLRSSKISKTSGTMTLTVDVIMDSCMDIKELDGVLYAVPNLEYFEGIVFHEKDVRKFLREVNTPALTVSCLGNLDTEIDEIIDINMNKIHSFVKPVQ from the coding sequence ATGAAGTACGGTATTACTGAAAATGTTAAAACAATTGAATCAAAAGTCAAAGTTAGAGATATTATAAAAAGGATTGCTGAAAAAAAGGCTAATGCAATAAAATATTACTTAGAAGGCGAGGAATTTAAGCAAGCAATCATATTTGGTGCTTATTTGTCAGGTAACTATATTGCAAATATGATTAAACCAGATTGTGAAGAAGTTATATTAATCGACTCACAGCCTCATCTAGAAGATATTGTTACAGGAAATGGCATAAAATTCATGGATTTAAACACATTTATGCTAAAACTTAGAAACAATAATTCTAAAGAAATAAATCCAGATTTAGTTATAGATGTTACCGGATTAGGTGGTTTAGACCCCAATATCTTAAAAGATTTCGACCCTAAAGTATTAATTATCGAAGATCCTAAAAGTTCATTCGATAAAGAATTAATGGAAGCAGATAACACCCATAAAAGATTATGCGTTGGTCAAAGAAAAGGTTCTTTAAAAACACTACGTTCTTCAAAAATCTCAAAAACCTCTGGTACCATGACACTTACTGTTGACGTAATAATGGATAGTTGTATGGATATTAAAGAATTAGATGGTGTACTATACGCAGTTCCTAATTTAGAATACTTTGAAGGTATAGTATTCCATGAAAAAGATGTTAGGAAGTTTTTAAGAGAAGTTAATACACCTGCACTTACCGTTAGTTGCTTAGGAAATTTAGATACTGAAATCGACGAAATAATCGATATTAACATGAATAAAATCCATTCATTTGTTAAACCAGTACAGTAA
- a CDS encoding TIGR01212 family radical SAM protein (This family includes YhcC from E. coli K-12, an uncharacterized radical SAM protein.), protein MRKRGFPISQYGVYMKSKVPFRTFKIPVDAGFSCPNKDGTLDDKGCIYCPKMGRPISVEYCNRKYSLKEQIEFQLNEHGRKGINKFYVYFYPATNTYDEPENLKELWDFALSYENVMGLSIGTRPDCLETEKLDILGDYVKQGYDIWIDLGIQSLHDKTLTILNRKHDAIDTLNAIKNCKERGIKVCGHIILGLPGETRKEMLKTAELLSLIKIDALKIYPLVVIYNTKLEEMYWNAEYKSLDKIQYISLVTDFLEHISPQILIQRVSKDKVPKEIKISPEWDLGRLKILNDISNNLKTRKTVQGSKFNI, encoded by the coding sequence ATGCGAAAAAGAGGTTTTCCGATTTCCCAATACGGAGTTTATATGAAGTCTAAAGTTCCATTTAGAACTTTTAAAATACCTGTAGATGCAGGATTTTCATGCCCTAATAAAGACGGCACTTTAGATGATAAGGGCTGTATTTACTGCCCTAAAATGGGTAGGCCAATCTCCGTAGAATATTGTAATCGTAAATACAGTTTAAAAGAGCAAATAGAATTCCAATTAAACGAGCACGGTCGAAAAGGTATAAATAAATTTTACGTTTATTTCTATCCTGCAACCAATACCTATGATGAGCCAGAAAATCTAAAAGAATTATGGGATTTTGCATTATCTTATGAAAATGTAATGGGTTTATCCATTGGGACAAGACCTGATTGTTTAGAAACTGAAAAGTTAGATATTTTAGGAGATTATGTGAAACAAGGTTATGACATTTGGATTGATTTGGGAATTCAATCATTACATGATAAGACCTTAACTATACTTAACAGAAAACACGACGCAATTGACACATTAAATGCAATTAAAAACTGCAAGGAACGAGGTATAAAGGTTTGTGGGCATATTATCTTAGGATTGCCTGGAGAAACAAGGAAAGAAATGCTAAAAACTGCAGAATTGTTGTCTTTAATAAAAATAGATGCTTTGAAAATTTATCCGCTCGTAGTTATATACAATACAAAGCTTGAAGAAATGTATTGGAATGCGGAGTATAAGTCACTTGATAAAATACAATACATAAGCTTAGTGACGGATTTTTTAGAGCATATATCTCCTCAAATATTAATTCAAAGAGTTTCAAAGGATAAAGTTCCAAAAGAGATAAAAATATCGCCAGAATGGGATTTAGGACGTTTAAAAATTTTAAACGATATATCAAACAATTTAAAAACTAGAAAAACAGTCCAAGGTTCAAAATTTAATATTTAA